The DNA region CGCGCCGGTGGCGCTCTCTCGTTAACTGAATCGTGACAGGCGGGGAAGCCGGAGGTAAAGGAGCCGGCAGAAGCTTGTCCGCATGAGCGAATCGGAGGTGCGGTCGAAGGCCGCAAAGGGGCGAGGACCTCGCTAACTCGCGAGCTGATCGAGCTCGCGGCTGTGTTCATCGCCGCGGGTGTCGCCCACCTGTTCGTCGGCATGTTGTCGCTCAACAGCGTCGGGCCGGTCGTGCTGTTCGCGCTGGGTGTGCTCCTGATCGCCACCGCTGCTTGGCGGCGATGGTGGACCCACCGTCCACGAGCGAAGGTGACCCGGTCGTGGCGGACGAACACGCGCCGCTGCCAGGAGTGGCGTGGCGGCTCCGCGCCACGGTGCGCGATGTGCCCGGGCGCCTGGCGGCGGTGGCGGCCGCATTGGCGGCGCACCGGTACGACATCGTGTCCATGCAGGTCTTTGCCGTGCCGGATGGTGTGGTCGACGGGTTCCTCCTGAGCGCGCCGGCCGGTGCGACAGCGGCGGACATCGCCGCGGTGACCAAATTGGGCGGAGGCAAGGACGTGCGGGTCGTTCCGGGCCGACGTCCACGAGTTCGTCGATCTGCCCACCCGGGCCCGCCGCGCAGGTCACCGGGCCGTCACTGGCTTGCACCGACACGACGTGCTGAAGCTGGCTGACGAAGTCCTCGAAGCTCTTGCAGACATAGTTCCGCTCATCGAACGACGGGGGTCCGGCGGCATTCAAGGTGGGTACATCCGGGCCTCGGTCATCATGCGCCTGAGTGTCGCCGTGTCGAGCGGGAACGGGGCGTGCCTGATGACGACCGCGATGCGTCTTCTAGGTCCGTCCATGAAGAACGCGAACGGGTGCCGGGGTGAGTCGCTGATCTCCCACGAAATCGAGGGCGGGCTGGGCTGCCGAGTCGCCGCATGAGCCGGGTACGGATCCGTTCGGCGTCCTTCGGGTGCGGGCTGCCGGAGGCCCCGTTCAGTGCTTCGGCGACTCCGTCTTCGACCCGGAGGCCGATCCGCCGGGTGATCGCGTGTTCGACGAATCCGAGTGGTGCCAGCAGGAGCATGTTGGCGCCTACTACCAGGAGCACGGGATTGCAGGTAGCCATCACAGCGCCAGCCGGTGGGCACGGCGGCGACATCGAGGCCCGGTATGAGGACCCCGATGCCGATCACGCCGTGCTCGCGGAGCGGTCTCACGCTGACAGCTCGGTGACGTTCGAATCGCGCACCAGCTCGGCTGGGCCTCGTCGATTTTCATCGATCTGGACGGTCAATTCCTGGTCGCGCTGGTAGCGGTCAACCCAGGCCAGTAAGCCTGTCTCGGGTTCTCCGGCGTTGTGAGTGCCGCGACGTGCTGCTGCAGTTGTCGGATAGCGGTTACCTGGCTGGCGCGTCCGGGAATCCCCTGCGACATCACCGGACCAGCATCGTCGGCCCACCTCCTCCTGCGGTCGTGGCCAGGTGTCATGACAACGTTCCGGTCACCCGTCGGACTTGGCTGTCGAGTGCCAGAACCCATGCACATGGCAGGCGACACAGCGGAGGCGGGGTAAGCCTGTGAAACCTGTTGAGCTCCGCGGCTTGTGGCGCGATTCAGCCTTTGTCGGGGCCCACGCGTTTCGCTGCTGGAGCTCCGGCGCAACTCGCGGCTGATCGTTATCACTACCAGAAGCCGACAGTGGACATCGCCGACGCTCTGTACGGCGACACAGCATGCGTGGCGACAGCATCTCCCAGCGTGTGCACGGCGCGGGAGAACCCGGAGGTCCAGCCTGCTGAGTCCTGACCGCCAGCGCGGCCTGGTGTCCGGTGTTCACCGGACACCAGGCCGGTCATTGCCAGCTTACGGTGGCTTGGTCGTACTTTGTTCGGAAGGACGCAGGGGAGCTTTACTGTCGGGAATCAGGAAGTTGATCGCGTCCGTATCAGCGGCGCTGGCCCTCAGCACACTCTTCGTCGTCGGTGGCGCGACCCAGGCCAGCGCGGCTGGCTGTCGCGGATCCGGAGCACCGATCTCGGTGACGAAGTCGTGTTCCGGCGGTGGGCTGACGGTAGGTGTTACGTATAACTACACGACCTACAGGGCCTATGCCGCAGTGACCAACAGCAACACGAACGGGCTGGGTGAAGCGAAGATCACCCTGTACCGGCCGCGTAGCGGCAGCTGCAGCGACAGCACCGCCAACGGCACCAAGCTCAAGGACTGGAGCGGCACGATCACGGGCAACACGGTCCAGACGATCAGCGAGAGCGCACAGCCCGGCTACTGTTTCCGCATGTACTTGAACGCGCAGGGCTTCCCGCTCGACTCTGTGCAGGTCTACGCCAAGAAGTACTGAGCGCGGACAACCCGCGCGACCGAACTGAGGGACGCCTTCCTCATACCCACCGCGAGGAAGGCGTTCCTCAGCGGGTCTTTCCGAGTGACCGGGCCGGTCAGGCGGTGGCTGGGTTCGCGCTGCCAGGGGCTGTTTTGGGGACCGCGCGGAAGACCAGGAACGCGGCGGCGGTCGACACCGGGGGCCAGGAGGAGACCGACGATCGGGTCTTCACGTCCCGCTGGGGGCCAGGCGGTAAACGAGACTGGCCGCTTCTGGAGAGCCCGTGTGCACGCGGGTAAGGCGCACCTCCTGACCGGGGAGACGGGGCTTTATCGGGGATCAATCAGAGGCCCTTGCCCGCCGGATCCAGTTGGGGTGCTTGCCGTCGAACAGCGTCCCGACGGGCTTGTCGGGCGGCAGTGTGGACCGGAACGGCGCGCGCGCCGACACGACACCCGGCTTGCGCGATGGGCACGTCGCCGAAGGTCGAACACATCCGGGGGTGGAGCCGGCGCCGTCTCTGCGCGCTGCACCGTTTGGCGGCAGAGCACACACGTGCTGGGCGATCACGACGAGCCCAGCGCGCAAACCCCAAGGCGTCACCCCGGCATGACATTCGCGACCTGAAAGCCCTGATTTGGGCCACCGCGAGCGGTGCGTCTTCGACGCCGGCATGCGTCAGGTATGAATACAGGTACTTGTACGGGTGTCGTCCTGGCGGAACAGAGGCAACCTGATAGGGCTTTCAGTGGAGCCCGAAAGGTCGAGACCCGCATGGTGCCAAGTGCTTCATCGCCTTCGCGAGCCCATCTCCGGCTGGTCTCGCCGGATGACGTGGCCCTGGCCCCGTCGGCGACCGGTCGCAGGGAACGCTACAGCGGGATCGCCGACCGGCGGCTGGCCGCGATCCTCGCCGCGGAGGACGTGGCCGAGGAACACGGGCTGAGCGCACATGTGCGCACCACCTGCTACGTGCACCGATGCTGGGCACACCAGTGCGTCTCCGATCCGTTGCACGTGCTGGTCGTCACCGGACACCGCTGGTGCCGCCGCTGCGACCGCACGGTCCACGTCGAGGTCGACGAGACCGCCCCGGGCTCGGTCGAGATCTATTGCGACGGCTGTGGCGTCCCACCGGACACCGTCGCGAACCGAGAAGTGGTCTTCGCCTGCCGGACCAGCCTCATCGCCATGCACGGCGGCGAGGCGTCGACACTGTACGTGGTGCCGGACTGCTGAGGACGGACTGGGCTGACCGAGCGAACGGCACGCTACGTTCAAGGCAGCGCATCACACGGCTGTCGAGACTTGTGGCTCTCTGGCGCAATCGTGACGGTGACGTGTTGTGGCCATGCCTGGCCCCTCCCAAGAAGCGTGGCGAGACATATGATGAAAAGTCAGCTCGTGTCTCTCCCGTGGAGGTGTGCTCTGATGACAGCTCGTTTGTCCACTGTGGAGAGACGAAGTAAAGTGGGCATGTCATCGGAAGGCGGTCGCGAGGCTTGGAATCGGTTCGCCACGGTCGGCGAACCGGGCAAATTGTTGATTCAGTCGTTCAGCCGTCTGAAGTGTGTCCTCGCGAGCATATACATTCGCGCGCTGCCGCAGTGACTTTGGGTTCGGCCGGATTGATCCAGAGGTCGACAGCAACTCATCCCGGTCAGCCCGACGGCCGCTGCGAAGACAGGCGAGCCGGCAGAGGTCTATTCCACTGAACGTGAGAATGAATCCGCTACCGAATCGAGACGGCATGGACGAGAGATATCAGGCGTTCCTCATGGCGGACCCGTCGTTCTACGACGCGATGCACTCCGAGGCCACGGCCGGTGTGTCCTTCCGGGTCGCCGAGCGTGAGCTTCCTGACGGCTGGCGGCGCTCCGAGCAGGACGACTGGTTCGTCATCGACCCGCAGATCGGCGGGTTACCCACTCAGGGCTGGAAGATCCACGCGTCGGCGACCCAGGGCAATGCCGAACGTGTACTCGAGGCGGTGTGGGACTACTGCGTGCCACGGAAGATCGAGTTCAAGTTCTTGCGCTCGCCCAACGCGTTGACCGCACGGGTCGCCAAGTACGCCGAGCGCGGGTACAGCGGCAAGCTCGTCACCATCTACCCGGCGGACGACGGCATATGCGAATCCATCTTGGAGGAGCTGGGTGAGCTTCTCGATGGTGAGCCGAATCCGTACATCCTCAGCGATCTGCGCTGGCGCAAGGGGCCGTTGTTCGTGCGTTACGGTGCGTTCGCCAATCAGTACACCGTGAACGACGCCGGGCGGGTCGTAGCGGCCATCGCCGATGGTGACGGGAAGCTGGTGCCGGACCATCGGGATCCTGTTTTCCACTTGCCGCCATGGGTGACGTTGCCGGACTTCCTTGTGCCGCACCTCGCCGCGCGCAACGAGGTCACCGTCACCGGCTTGCCTTACACTATCGAACGTGTCCTGCACTTTTCCAATGGCGGCGGGATATATGTCGGCCACGACAAGCGTACTGGCGCCGAGGTGGTGCTCAAGGAGGGCCGTCCGCACGCGGGACTCGACGCCCAGGGGCAGGACGCGGTGCGCCGGGTCGAGCGTGAGTACGAGATTCTGCGGCGGCTCGCTGGGATTCCCGGTGTGCCGAAGGCGCACGACCTGTTCTGGCTCGGGGAACACCGGTTCCTGGTCATGGACTTCGTCGACGGTGATGTACTCGGCAAGGCGATCACCCTGCGCTACCCGTTGATCGATCCGTCCGCCGGGCCTGCCGACTACCGTAAGTACGCCGAATGGGCGACTCGTATCCAAGAACACTTGGAATCGATACTGGCCGCGGTGCACGAACGGGGCGTGGTGTACGGCGATCTGCACTTGTTCAACGTCGTTGTCCGGGCGGACGACACCATCGCGTTGCTGGACTACGAAGTGGCATCCCCGGTCGAAGAAGCGACCCGTCCCGCGCTCGGCAATCCCGGTTTCTTCGCGCCACGGGGCAACACGGGCTTCGCCATCGACCACTACTCGTTGGCCTGTATGCGCTTGGCGTTGTTCCTGCCCATGACCAATCTGCTCGGCCTGCATCGGGTCAAGGCGCGGGAATTCGCTGGGATCATCGCCGAGCATTTCCCGGTCGAGCGAGATTTTCTTGCCAAGGCCGTCGACGTGATCGTACCGCCGGGCACCCCGCATCTTCCGAGCCCCCGCATCGAACCCGATCCGGCCGAATGGCCCGTCTGCGCGAGCGCCTTGTCCGGGCCATCGTCGCCAGTGCCACGCCGGACCGCGAAGACCGCCTGTTCCCCGGCGACATCGAACAGTTCGACCTGGGCGGCCTCGGCTTGGCGTACGGGGCAGCCGGTGTGCTTTTCGCCATCTCGGTTACCGGGGGCGGACGTCTCCCGCAGCTCGAGGACTGGCTGGTGACCAAGGCGACGGAGCCGCGGTCCGGTACCCGGCCCGGCTTGTTCGACGGCCTGCACGGGGCGGCTTTCGCCCTGGGAAGCCTTGGTTACCGACAGGACGCACTCGACGTCTTGGACATCGCCCTGCGGGAGAACTGGGAAACGTTAGGGCCGGATCTCGGTGGCGGTCTCGCCGGGATCGGGCTGAACCTGTTGCATTTCGCGGAGGAGTCCGGCGAGTCGGAGTTGCGCGCGGCCGGGTTGCGCGCTTCAGGACTCGTCGCGGAACAACTCGGGGACGAGCCGGACGACGAGGCCCCGGTGGTCAGTGGTGGCGAGCTTCCGTACGCCGGACTGATGCGGGGCCGGTCAGGTCAGGCTCTTCTGCTTCTGCGCGCCTACGACGACACCGGCGACTCCGGTTTTCTCGACCGGGCAGCGGTAGCGCTGCGACAGGACCTGCGCCGCTGCGTTGTCCGCGGCAATGGCTCTCTGGAAGTCAATGAGGGCTGGCGCAGCATGCCCTACCTGGG from Amycolatopsis sp. EV170708-02-1 includes:
- a CDS encoding lanthionine synthetase C family protein gives rise to the protein MTKATEPRSGTRPGLFDGLHGAAFALGSLGYRQDALDVLDIALRENWETLGPDLGGGLAGIGLNLLHFAEESGESELRAAGLRASGLVAEQLGDEPDDEAPVVSGGELPYAGLMRGRSGQALLLLRAYDDTGDSGFLDRAAVALRQDLRRCVVRGNGSLEVNEGWRSMPYLGTGSTGIGLVLDEYLARRHDDQFAEASRGIELAARSKMYILPGLFNGRAGILYYRARRSASPVADPEMATQIRNLAWHALPYVGGLAFPGNEMLRLSMDLATGTAGVLLALGAALHDRPVTIPLLSPARKATPQTPAPTGAGQ
- the lanKC gene encoding class III lanthionine synthetase LanKC, which encodes MSSRAYTFARCRSDFGFGRIDPEVDSNSSRSARRPLRRQASRQRSIPLNVRMNPLPNRDGMDERYQAFLMADPSFYDAMHSEATAGVSFRVAERELPDGWRRSEQDDWFVIDPQIGGLPTQGWKIHASATQGNAERVLEAVWDYCVPRKIEFKFLRSPNALTARVAKYAERGYSGKLVTIYPADDGICESILEELGELLDGEPNPYILSDLRWRKGPLFVRYGAFANQYTVNDAGRVVAAIADGDGKLVPDHRDPVFHLPPWVTLPDFLVPHLAARNEVTVTGLPYTIERVLHFSNGGGIYVGHDKRTGAEVVLKEGRPHAGLDAQGQDAVRRVEREYEILRRLAGIPGVPKAHDLFWLGEHRFLVMDFVDGDVLGKAITLRYPLIDPSAGPADYRKYAEWATRIQEHLESILAAVHERGVVYGDLHLFNVVVRADDTIALLDYEVASPVEEATRPALGNPGFFAPRGNTGFAIDHYSLACMRLALFLPMTNLLGLHRVKAREFAGIIAEHFPVERDFLAKAVDVIVPPGTPHLPSPRIEPDPAEWPVCASALSGPSSPVPRRTAKTACSPATSNSSTWAASAWRTGQPVCFSPSRLPGADVSRSSRTGW
- a CDS encoding ACT domain-containing protein, giving the protein MADEHAPLPGVAWRLRATVRDVPGRLAAVAAALAAHRYDIVSMQVFAVPDGVVDGFLLSAPAGATAADIAAVTKLGGGKDVRVVPGRRPRVRRSAHPGPPRRSPGRHWLAPTRRAEAG